Proteins encoded in a region of the Oscillospiraceae bacterium MB24-C1 genome:
- the ilvB gene encoding biosynthetic-type acetolactate synthase large subunit: protein MELNGSQIVLKVLQEQGVDTVFGYPGGTILNIYDELFKTPSIKHIMTAHEQGAAHAADGYARATGKTGVVMATSGPGSTNLVTGIATAFMDSIPMVAITANVPNSMIGRDSFQEIYITGITMPITKHNMVVRSVDELAHTLREAFRIAGSGCPGPVLVDIPKDVTAAVCEFYEPVPDMRNKPMPINPKVIQETARLINSAKRPMVHFGGGVIAANGSDKLFELIHKASLPACHTIMGTGVLSHEDSLNMGMIGMHGNISSAMAVSNADVLVVIGARFSDRVATNPVQFAAGAKIIHIDIDCSEMNKNIMVDHFIAGDVGEVLTELLPLVEEKAHPEWLAQIDEWRAQDQKPAFLNDALRPSDIMEMICDMAGEDAIIVTDVGQHQMWAAQYCKRTRPRSFLTSGGLGTMGFGYGAACGAQVAFPQRRVVHITGDGCFHMNLNELCTSVSYDLPIITVVMNNRVLGMVRQWQTLFYGHRYSATDPERKTDFASVADAFGAKGFRAETLAEFETCFKEAIAADRPCVIDCLIEKDEMVMPMIPGGASVKEAIRQAPKEG, encoded by the coding sequence ATGGAGCTTAACGGTTCTCAGATAGTCTTAAAAGTCTTACAGGAGCAGGGTGTTGATACGGTATTCGGTTACCCGGGGGGGACCATTCTAAATATTTACGATGAACTTTTTAAAACACCGAGTATTAAGCACATTATGACTGCCCACGAACAGGGCGCGGCACACGCCGCAGACGGCTATGCCAGAGCTACGGGAAAAACCGGCGTCGTAATGGCGACCTCAGGCCCCGGGAGCACCAATCTGGTTACCGGTATCGCCACAGCGTTTATGGATTCCATCCCTATGGTTGCAATTACAGCGAATGTACCCAATTCAATGATTGGCCGCGACAGCTTCCAGGAAATTTACATCACTGGAATCACTATGCCGATCACCAAGCACAACATGGTGGTGCGCAGTGTTGACGAACTGGCGCATACCCTGCGTGAGGCGTTCCGCATCGCTGGGTCGGGATGTCCCGGGCCGGTACTGGTCGATATCCCGAAGGATGTTACCGCCGCCGTTTGCGAGTTTTACGAGCCGGTGCCGGATATGCGTAACAAGCCGATGCCCATCAATCCGAAGGTCATCCAAGAGACCGCCAGGCTGATCAACTCCGCCAAGCGTCCCATGGTGCATTTCGGCGGTGGTGTCATTGCCGCAAACGGTTCTGATAAGCTGTTTGAGCTGATCCATAAGGCGTCGCTGCCTGCTTGCCACACCATTATGGGCACTGGCGTGCTGTCTCATGAAGATTCGCTGAACATGGGTATGATCGGTATGCACGGCAATATTTCAAGCGCGATGGCTGTCAGCAATGCCGACGTGCTCGTGGTTATTGGGGCAAGGTTTTCTGACCGCGTCGCGACTAATCCGGTGCAGTTTGCTGCAGGTGCCAAGATCATTCATATCGACATCGACTGTTCCGAAATGAATAAGAATATCATGGTTGATCACTTTATCGCAGGCGATGTTGGCGAGGTGCTCACCGAGCTGCTGCCGTTGGTAGAGGAAAAGGCACACCCCGAATGGCTGGCGCAGATTGATGAATGGCGCGCACAGGATCAAAAACCGGCGTTTTTAAATGACGCGCTCCGTCCCAGTGATATAATGGAGATGATTTGTGACATGGCAGGGGAAGACGCTATTATCGTCACTGATGTTGGCCAGCATCAGATGTGGGCGGCGCAGTACTGCAAGCGCACCCGTCCACGCTCCTTCCTCACCTCAGGAGGACTGGGCACCATGGGATTTGGCTACGGCGCGGCCTGCGGCGCACAGGTGGCGTTTCCTCAACGCCGGGTGGTGCATATTACCGGAGACGGGTGCTTCCACATGAACCTCAATGAGCTTTGCACTTCTGTCAGCTACGATCTGCCCATTATCACCGTTGTAATGAACAATCGGGTGTTGGGCATGGTCCGACAGTGGCAGACATTGTTTTATGGCCATCGCTATTCGGCTACTGACCCAGAGCGTAAGACCGATTTTGCATCGGTAGCTGACGCGTTTGGTGCCAAGGGCTTCCGCGCCGAGACGCTTGCGGAATTTGAAACCTGCTTTAAAGAGGCGATCGCTGCCGACAGACCTTGTGTTATCGACTGCCTCATCGAAAAGGATGAGATGGTTATGCCGATGATACCGGGCGGTGCTTCGGTGAAGGAAGCTATCCGGCAAGCGCCTAAAGAGGGATGA
- a CDS encoding flavocytochrome c, with protein MMNKLLSLLLVLALSLTLVACNAAPASSQSDAPAASTGKYTPGTYEGTAKGYGGDLKVTVTLGDNQIEKIEVAENKETAGVGTVAIEKLPAAIIANQSLAVDAVAGATVTSKGLLEAITAALVSAGVDTNTLQTPVEKPAVAKKTETVEADVIVIGAGGAGMAAALEAKAAGKNVVVIEKMAMAGGNTIKATGGMNAVETSVQKTLNVEDSVQSFIDDTMKGGHNVNDLELVTALAERSAGAIDWLDSIGAPLPDLTTLGGSSHKRAHRPEGGAAVGSYLVEKLVANMEKNDISVYYNTKATELVLTDGAVTGVKAEGEEADYLFAGKAIVIATGGFGANEEIYTKYKAELKGFVTTNAPGATGDGIVMAEAVGAQLVDIDQIQIHPTVHQATSIMITEGLRGDGAILVNQSGERFINELETRDVVSAAEIAQEGGYAYLIFDQALCDRVKAAAGYVTKELTVQGDTIEALANEIKVTPETLSATLESWNKAVADQKDEAFGRTTGMEYNISKGPFYAIQIAPGVHHTMGGLKIDVDAEVIGATGEPIPGLFAAGEVTGGIHGGNRLGGNAVADIVVFGRQAGQSAADYCDK; from the coding sequence ATGATGAACAAGCTGCTTTCGTTACTGCTGGTCTTGGCATTAAGCCTGACTCTGGTGGCGTGCAATGCCGCCCCTGCCAGCAGCCAATCAGATGCGCCTGCGGCGTCAACCGGAAAGTATACCCCCGGCACCTATGAGGGAACAGCCAAAGGTTACGGCGGTGATTTGAAGGTAACTGTCACCCTCGGCGACAACCAGATCGAAAAGATTGAGGTTGCTGAAAACAAAGAAACTGCAGGGGTCGGTACGGTCGCTATTGAAAAGCTGCCTGCCGCCATTATCGCTAACCAATCGCTTGCTGTGGATGCCGTTGCAGGCGCCACTGTAACCAGCAAGGGGCTACTCGAAGCCATCACTGCTGCGCTGGTTTCTGCGGGCGTTGACACCAATACACTCCAAACACCGGTCGAAAAGCCGGCGGTGGCAAAGAAGACTGAAACAGTTGAGGCTGATGTCATTGTTATCGGTGCTGGCGGTGCCGGTATGGCGGCGGCGCTTGAAGCCAAGGCAGCTGGTAAAAACGTTGTCGTTATCGAAAAAATGGCAATGGCTGGCGGCAACACTATTAAAGCAACCGGTGGTATGAATGCTGTCGAAACTTCGGTCCAAAAGACGCTGAATGTTGAGGATAGCGTTCAATCCTTTATCGATGACACCATGAAGGGCGGCCACAATGTCAATGACCTTGAACTGGTCACTGCACTGGCGGAGCGTTCAGCGGGCGCTATCGATTGGTTGGATTCCATCGGCGCACCGTTGCCCGATCTGACCACGCTGGGCGGATCTTCTCACAAGCGTGCGCATCGTCCGGAAGGCGGTGCCGCCGTGGGCAGCTATCTTGTAGAGAAACTTGTGGCTAACATGGAGAAAAACGATATTTCGGTCTATTATAACACCAAGGCGACCGAGCTGGTGCTCACCGATGGTGCCGTGACTGGCGTCAAGGCCGAGGGTGAGGAAGCTGATTATCTATTCGCTGGCAAAGCGATTGTGATTGCCACCGGCGGTTTTGGTGCGAACGAAGAGATATACACCAAGTACAAAGCCGAGCTGAAGGGATTTGTCACCACCAACGCACCGGGAGCGACCGGCGACGGTATTGTTATGGCCGAGGCGGTTGGCGCGCAATTGGTGGACATAGACCAGATTCAAATTCACCCGACGGTGCATCAGGCGACCAGCATCATGATTACTGAGGGTTTGCGCGGTGACGGCGCGATTCTGGTTAACCAGTCGGGCGAGCGCTTCATCAATGAATTGGAGACGCGCGACGTGGTTTCTGCTGCCGAAATCGCACAGGAGGGTGGCTACGCCTACCTGATCTTCGACCAGGCGCTGTGTGACCGCGTGAAGGCGGCTGCTGGGTATGTCACCAAGGAACTGACCGTACAGGGTGATACCATTGAGGCACTGGCCAATGAGATTAAGGTTACCCCCGAGACTCTTTCCGCAACGCTTGAAAGCTGGAATAAGGCCGTAGCCGATCAAAAGGACGAGGCGTTTGGCCGAACCACCGGTATGGAATATAATATTTCCAAGGGTCCGTTCTATGCCATTCAGATTGCGCCCGGCGTACACCATACCATGGGCGGCCTTAAAATTGACGTTGATGCCGAGGTGATCGGCGCGACCGGCGAGCCGATTCCCGGCCTGTTTGCTGCAGGCGAAGTCACCGGTGGCATTCACGGTGGTAACCGCCTCGGCGGTAACGCTGTGGCAGACATCGTTGTCTTTGGCCGCCAGGCGGGACAGAGCGCTGCTGATTATTGCGACAAATAA
- a CDS encoding replication-associated recombination protein A — MNPPLAALLRPKTLDEVVGQSHLLAPGAVLRGIVDSGQVPNLIFYGPSGVGKTTVARIIAASTGKLLRHLNGTTCGTADLKEVFDARNTISGYNGILLYLDEIQYLNKKQQQTLLEYIEDGSVTLIASTTENPYFYVYGAVLSRCTVFEFKSVPPQEVKRAVLRAFEKTGEQYEQLFTLEEGAADYIASSCGGDVRKALNAVEALILACTNRHITLEAAQAVSQRSAMRYDRDGDAHYDILSAFQKSLRGSDENAALHYLARLLEAGDLISACRRLLVCAAEDVGLAWPQIIPIVKACVDSAMQLGLPEARIPLANAVILVATSPKSNSAICAIDAAMQDIGQGKAGDIPDSLRDGHYEGAKKLGHATGYRYPHDFGGWVIQQYLPDVLKDRTYYAFGNNKVEQAALAFRKKQRGE; from the coding sequence ATGAACCCACCGCTCGCCGCCCTGTTGCGTCCCAAAACTCTTGACGAGGTTGTCGGGCAGAGCCATCTGCTGGCCCCGGGCGCTGTGTTGCGCGGCATTGTGGACAGCGGTCAGGTACCTAATCTGATCTTCTACGGCCCCTCGGGCGTGGGCAAAACGACCGTTGCGCGCATCATTGCCGCCTCTACCGGCAAGTTGCTGCGGCACCTCAACGGCACCACCTGCGGCACCGCGGATTTAAAAGAGGTGTTTGACGCTCGCAACACCATTTCGGGTTACAATGGTATTCTGCTTTATCTCGACGAGATTCAATACCTCAATAAAAAGCAGCAGCAAACACTGCTGGAATATATTGAGGACGGCAGCGTCACGCTAATCGCTTCCACAACCGAAAACCCTTATTTTTACGTCTATGGTGCGGTGCTTTCACGTTGCACGGTGTTTGAGTTTAAATCCGTACCGCCACAGGAAGTCAAACGTGCCGTGCTGCGTGCCTTTGAAAAAACAGGCGAACAGTATGAGCAGCTATTTACATTGGAGGAGGGCGCAGCCGATTATATCGCTTCCAGCTGTGGTGGCGATGTGCGCAAAGCACTCAACGCCGTTGAGGCGCTAATCCTCGCCTGTACCAATCGCCATATCACGCTTGAGGCTGCACAAGCAGTTTCTCAGCGTTCTGCCATGCGCTATGACCGCGACGGTGACGCACATTATGACATCCTGTCCGCTTTTCAAAAATCGCTGCGCGGCTCGGATGAAAATGCTGCGCTGCACTATCTGGCACGCCTGCTTGAAGCAGGCGATTTGATTTCTGCCTGTCGCCGCTTACTGGTCTGCGCCGCCGAAGATGTTGGATTGGCCTGGCCGCAGATTATCCCCATCGTCAAGGCCTGCGTCGATTCTGCCATGCAGCTCGGTCTGCCAGAGGCACGTATTCCGCTGGCCAACGCCGTAATTTTGGTGGCCACCAGCCCAAAATCAAACTCCGCCATCTGTGCGATTGATGCCGCTATGCAAGATATTGGACAGGGTAAGGCCGGGGATATCCCCGACTCTCTGCGCGACGGACACTATGAGGGTGCCAAGAAGCTCGGGCATGCTACCGGCTACCGCTATCCGCACGATTTTGGTGGCTGGGTGATACAGCAATATCTGCCCGACGTACTTAAAGACAGAACCTATTACGCTTTTGGCAATAACAAAGTCGAGCAAGCTGCGCTGGCATTCCGGAAAAAACAGCGCGGAGAATAA
- the dapF gene encoding diaminopimelate epimerase codes for MQTKKLKFTKMHGCGNDYIYFNCFEQQIENPEALSIRLSDRHFGVGGDGVILICPSDKADARMRMFNADGSEGKMCGNGTRCIGKYIYERGIAKKPVVTLETLSGIKTLALTVEEDVVTAVQVDMGAPILEPEKIPIKLKGDRAVNVEHMLAGKLQKFTCISMGNPHCVIFTENIDALDLEKIGPAYENDPIFPEKVNTEFVEVIDEHTLKMRVWERGSGETLACGTGACATAVAAVLCGYCKMDTDITLKLRGGDLLIRYTGETVLMTGPATVVFEGEVLA; via the coding sequence ATGCAGACAAAAAAGCTCAAATTTACCAAGATGCACGGCTGCGGTAATGATTATATCTACTTCAACTGTTTCGAGCAGCAAATAGAAAACCCCGAGGCTTTAAGCATTCGCCTATCCGACCGGCATTTCGGCGTCGGTGGCGACGGTGTTATTCTGATTTGTCCTTCGGATAAAGCCGATGCGCGAATGCGCATGTTTAACGCCGACGGTAGTGAGGGAAAAATGTGTGGTAACGGCACGCGCTGCATCGGCAAATACATTTATGAGCGAGGTATAGCAAAAAAACCGGTCGTGACGCTGGAGACGCTCAGCGGAATCAAAACGCTGGCACTGACGGTAGAGGAAGATGTCGTGACTGCTGTTCAGGTGGATATGGGTGCACCGATTCTTGAGCCGGAGAAAATTCCGATTAAGCTAAAAGGCGACCGAGCAGTGAATGTCGAGCATATGCTAGCCGGAAAACTGCAAAAGTTCACCTGTATTTCGATGGGCAACCCACATTGCGTGATTTTTACTGAGAATATCGATGCGCTCGATCTTGAAAAAATCGGTCCTGCCTACGAAAATGACCCCATCTTCCCTGAAAAGGTCAACACAGAGTTTGTCGAGGTGATTGACGAGCATACCCTGAAAATGCGTGTATGGGAGCGCGGCAGTGGCGAGACGCTAGCCTGCGGTACTGGTGCCTGCGCAACGGCAGTAGCGGCGGTATTGTGTGGTTACTGCAAAATGGATACCGATATTACCTTAAAACTGCGCGGAGGTGATCTTTTGATCCGCTACACCGGCGAGACGGTGCTGATGACAGGCCCCGCAACTGTCGTTTTTGAAGGAGAAGTGTTGGCTTAA
- the murI gene encoding glutamate racemase, translating into MGKLNGSIGVMDSGIGGLTVVRELQRILPGEDIIYFGDSANCPYGNKTSEQIAELSRGMLRFLGQNGVKVAAIACNTISTLVDQLTPHFDYNIIGIVSPAADYIARSGIKQVGLIATEFTVSTQNYDKLIHQHDLSIEVVGKGSPMLAALVDRGDFNEQDINTEITTQIDNILARRKVEHVILGCTHYPIVEDNFKHCYPEITFVNPALEQANAVRNYLTTQDALSDKSRGSFTICTSGDPQVYVNVAKRLGLFDPTELKVVNI; encoded by the coding sequence ATGGGTAAATTAAACGGCTCCATCGGTGTCATGGATTCCGGCATCGGAGGACTTACCGTGGTCAGGGAACTGCAGAGAATTCTTCCAGGGGAGGATATCATCTATTTCGGTGACAGCGCCAACTGCCCCTATGGTAACAAAACATCAGAGCAAATTGCTGAACTAAGCCGTGGCATGTTGCGCTTTCTGGGGCAAAACGGTGTCAAGGTAGCCGCGATTGCCTGTAATACCATTTCTACGCTGGTGGATCAGCTCACGCCGCATTTTGACTACAACATCATCGGCATTGTCTCCCCGGCAGCCGACTACATAGCCCGGTCAGGTATCAAGCAGGTTGGGCTTATCGCCACCGAATTTACTGTGAGCACCCAAAATTATGATAAGCTCATTCATCAGCACGACCTCTCTATTGAAGTCGTAGGCAAAGGCAGCCCAATGCTGGCCGCGCTGGTAGATCGGGGCGACTTTAACGAGCAGGATATCAACACCGAGATCACTACTCAGATTGACAACATTCTTGCACGCCGCAAGGTGGAACATGTGATTTTAGGCTGCACCCATTATCCAATTGTTGAGGATAACTTTAAGCACTGCTATCCTGAAATCACCTTTGTCAACCCCGCATTGGAACAAGCCAACGCCGTGCGCAATTATCTTACCACGCAGGATGCATTAAGCGACAAATCCCGCGGTAGCTTTACCATCTGCACCTCGGGGGATCCTCAGGTGTATGTCAATGTAGCGAAGCGTTTGGGGCTGTTTGACCCCACCGAACTTAAGGTCGTCAATATTTAA
- the glyA gene encoding serine hydroxymethyltransferase: MYSEMMDTIGFVTQFDSEVGMAMAKELKRQQRNIELIASENLVSPAVMAAMGSVLTNKYAEGYPGKRYYGGCECVDIVENIARDRACKLFGAEHANVQPHSGAQANEAVYFALVNVGDTVLGMSLANGGHLTHGSPVNFSGKHYNMISYGLDENGYIDYDAVRALALEHKPKMIIAGASAYPREIRFDRFSEIAKEVGAYLFVDMAHIAGLVAGGQHMSPIPYADVVTTTTHKTLRGPRGGMILCKKELAQKIDKAIFPGTQGGPLEHIIASKAICFGEANNDAFKAYAEQTVKNAKAMAAEFARLGVNMVSGGTDNHLMLIDLQNLNITGKELEHRLDEVYITVNKNAVPNDPQSPFVTSGIRIGTPAVTTRGFKEAEMTLIANWIYRTATDFDATAEQTRKEVDALCAKFPLYQ; this comes from the coding sequence ATGTACAGCGAAATGATGGACACGATCGGCTTTGTCACACAGTTCGACTCGGAGGTCGGTATGGCAATGGCCAAGGAACTCAAGCGCCAGCAGCGTAACATTGAACTTATTGCGAGTGAGAACCTCGTCTCTCCGGCGGTTATGGCCGCGATGGGCTCGGTGCTCACCAATAAATATGCCGAGGGCTATCCCGGAAAACGCTATTATGGCGGATGCGAATGTGTAGATATTGTTGAAAATATTGCGCGCGACCGCGCCTGTAAGTTGTTCGGGGCAGAGCATGCCAACGTTCAGCCACACTCGGGCGCTCAAGCCAACGAGGCGGTTTATTTCGCGTTGGTCAACGTCGGCGACACCGTTTTGGGCATGAGCCTGGCAAATGGTGGACATTTGACCCACGGTTCCCCTGTGAACTTTTCTGGTAAGCACTACAACATGATTTCCTATGGGTTGGATGAAAACGGCTACATCGATTACGACGCTGTGCGTGCGCTCGCCCTTGAGCACAAGCCCAAAATGATTATCGCAGGCGCGTCGGCTTATCCGCGTGAGATTCGCTTTGACCGTTTTTCTGAAATCGCTAAGGAAGTGGGTGCATATCTGTTTGTGGATATGGCACACATCGCCGGTTTGGTTGCTGGGGGCCAGCACATGTCTCCCATCCCTTATGCCGACGTTGTAACCACCACCACTCACAAGACGCTGCGCGGCCCGCGCGGTGGTATGATCCTGTGCAAAAAGGAGCTGGCCCAGAAAATTGACAAAGCCATCTTCCCTGGCACACAGGGCGGCCCGCTTGAGCATATCATTGCATCTAAGGCCATTTGCTTTGGCGAGGCAAACAATGACGCCTTTAAAGCTTACGCCGAACAGACCGTAAAAAATGCCAAGGCCATGGCGGCGGAGTTTGCACGTCTGGGCGTCAACATGGTGTCTGGTGGCACCGACAACCACCTGATGCTTATCGATTTGCAAAACTTAAACATAACCGGCAAGGAGCTTGAACACCGTTTAGATGAGGTTTATATCACCGTCAACAAAAATGCTGTTCCCAACGATCCGCAGAGTCCGTTCGTAACCAGTGGCATACGCATCGGCACTCCCGCCGTAACCACCCGCGGATTCAAAGAGGCGGAAATGACGCTGATCGCCAACTGGATTTATCGCACCGCCACCGACTTTGACGCCACTGCTGAACAGACCCGTAAAGAGGTCGATGCGTTGTGTGCAAAGTTCCCACTTTATCAGTAA
- the ilvC gene encoding ketol-acid reductoisomerase, producing the protein MAKMFYDADCNLGLLDGKTVAIMGYGSQGHAHALNLKESGVNVVVGLRPSSASCEKATAAGLKVMPVAEAAKAADFVMMLLPDEKQADIYAEEIAPNLVQGNVLMFAHGFNIHFKQIEAPKGVDVIMVAPKGPGHTVRTQYQEGRGVPSLIAVHQDASEKAREYALAYACGIGAGRAGIIETTFKEETETDLFGEQAVLCGGVTELMKAGFDTLVEAGYAPEMAYFECVHEMKLIVDLINSGGFAMMRYSISDTAEYGDYRTGKRIITEETRKEMKKVLNEIQTGTFASEWISENRAGRRAKFLATRRMEAAHPVEIVGAQLRKMMSWLKK; encoded by the coding sequence ATGGCAAAAATGTTTTATGACGCGGACTGTAATCTGGGTCTTCTCGATGGTAAGACTGTGGCAATTATGGGCTATGGTAGCCAGGGACACGCGCATGCTTTGAATTTGAAGGAAAGCGGTGTCAATGTTGTCGTTGGTCTGCGCCCTTCGAGCGCAAGCTGTGAGAAGGCGACGGCGGCAGGGCTGAAGGTTATGCCGGTAGCAGAAGCGGCAAAGGCTGCGGATTTCGTCATGATGCTGCTGCCCGATGAGAAACAGGCCGATATCTATGCCGAGGAAATTGCGCCAAACCTTGTCCAGGGCAACGTGTTGATGTTTGCACACGGTTTTAACATTCATTTTAAGCAGATTGAAGCGCCCAAGGGTGTCGATGTCATCATGGTTGCACCCAAAGGCCCCGGCCACACCGTCAGAACCCAGTATCAAGAGGGCCGAGGCGTTCCCTCGCTCATTGCCGTCCATCAGGATGCAAGCGAAAAAGCACGTGAGTATGCGTTGGCTTACGCTTGTGGTATCGGTGCAGGCAGGGCGGGCATTATTGAGACCACCTTCAAGGAGGAGACCGAAACCGATCTGTTTGGTGAGCAGGCCGTGCTCTGCGGCGGTGTGACCGAGCTGATGAAAGCGGGCTTTGATACACTGGTCGAGGCGGGTTACGCCCCTGAGATGGCCTACTTCGAGTGCGTGCATGAGATGAAGCTCATCGTCGACCTCATCAATTCCGGTGGCTTTGCCATGATGCGTTACTCCATCTCCGATACCGCCGAATATGGCGACTATCGCACCGGCAAGCGCATCATTACCGAAGAGACTCGCAAGGAAATGAAGAAGGTACTCAATGAAATTCAGACCGGAACCTTTGCGTCTGAGTGGATTTCTGAAAACCGTGCGGGCCGCCGTGCCAAGTTCTTGGCTACCCGCCGCATGGAAGCTGCGCATCCCGTCGAGATTGTCGGCGCTCAGCTGCGTAAGATGATGAGCTGGCTTAAAAAATAA
- a CDS encoding LL-diaminopimelate aminotransferase: MKLNVNYDNLKDSYLFSTVARKAREHSAAHPDADIIKLSIGDVTMPLAPVVVQAMKNAADEMGNKEHFRGYGPEQGYDFLKEAIAAYYAEEMKVTLSLDEIFISDGAKSDLGNILDLFDADNTVLVPDPVYPVYVDTNVMAGRRIKLMDATSENGFLAMPDPAVDADIIYLCSPNNPTGSVYNRAQLAEWIAYAKQKNAVILFDAAYECFVSDPALPRSIFEVEGARDCAIEFCSLSKTAGFTGTRCGYTIVPMEMLGGKMNKMWLRRQTTKFNGVPYVTQRAAAAVFSPEGRKQIKANIDYYRENAKIIGDGLREMGIRFVGGENSPYIWMECPNGMDSWAFFDHLLETAHVVGTPGAGFGQNGVHYFRLTAFGDRERTKEAIARMKKAVL; this comes from the coding sequence ATGAAGCTAAACGTAAACTACGATAACCTCAAGGACAGCTATCTTTTTTCAACCGTTGCCCGCAAGGCCAGAGAACACAGCGCAGCACACCCCGATGCCGACATCATCAAACTGAGCATTGGTGACGTTACGATGCCGCTGGCTCCAGTTGTGGTACAGGCCATGAAGAATGCTGCCGACGAGATGGGGAATAAAGAGCACTTTCGCGGCTACGGCCCCGAGCAGGGCTATGATTTTCTCAAGGAAGCAATTGCTGCTTATTACGCCGAGGAGATGAAGGTTACGCTCTCGCTGGACGAAATTTTTATCAGCGATGGCGCAAAGAGCGACCTTGGTAATATTCTTGATCTGTTTGATGCCGATAACACCGTGTTGGTACCCGACCCGGTTTATCCGGTCTATGTCGACACCAACGTCATGGCGGGTCGTCGTATCAAGCTGATGGATGCGACGTCAGAAAATGGATTTTTGGCGATGCCCGACCCGGCTGTTGACGCAGATATTATTTACCTCTGCTCCCCGAACAACCCCACAGGATCAGTCTATAACCGCGCGCAGCTCGCGGAGTGGATCGCCTACGCCAAGCAGAAGAATGCCGTCATACTCTTTGACGCAGCTTATGAGTGCTTTGTCTCCGACCCCGCGCTGCCCCGCAGCATCTTTGAGGTTGAGGGCGCCAGAGACTGTGCTATCGAATTCTGCTCCCTTTCAAAAACTGCCGGCTTTACCGGCACCCGCTGTGGCTACACCATTGTACCGATGGAGATGCTGGGCGGCAAGATGAACAAGATGTGGCTGCGCCGTCAGACGACCAAGTTCAACGGCGTCCCCTATGTGACCCAGCGCGCAGCGGCGGCGGTATTCTCCCCCGAAGGCAGAAAGCAGATCAAAGCAAACATCGATTATTACCGCGAAAATGCCAAGATTATTGGCGACGGACTGCGCGAGATGGGCATTCGCTTTGTCGGTGGCGAGAATTCCCCCTACATCTGGATGGAGTGCCCCAACGGCATGGATTCCTGGGCGTTCTTTGACCACCTGCTTGAAACTGCACATGTCGTGGGAACCCCCGGTGCGGGCTTTGGCCAGAATGGCGTTCACTACTTCCGCCTGACCGCCTTTGGTGACCGCGAAAGAACGAAGGAAGCTATTGCAAGAATGAAAAAGGCCGTGTTATAA